Proteins from a genomic interval of Nematostella vectensis chromosome 12, jaNemVect1.1, whole genome shotgun sequence:
- the LOC5520538 gene encoding sodium/potassium/calcium exchanger 3, whose product MRRRSSIVSRFLAIIITACFVYPAVYLKLVQLNVSTGGQVEHFRFRRSIPPSNNNSILNQETAAKNCVNPSISDFPSDFMTQYQRQKQGGIVFHVFVAIYTFAALATVCDEYFVSSLERICDGLNLKSDVAGATFMAAGSSAPEFFTSVIGVFITKGDIGIGTIVGSAVFNILFIVAICGMFAGSVLTLSWWPLTRDSFCYMLSVAALVIITYDKEVHWYEGMALVLMYLLYVTIMYFNSTLEGFFHWCFNVGVEKCEERKKEEEKSLIKNEQPSDSQDEEGGPSATEIDAISFEGMEVSIFVMPEGTLKAIIWIIMLPISCLFFITIPDCRRPRWRKWYFLTFLISVLWIAGLSYILVWMVEIIGYTLEIPDVVMGLTFVAAGSSVPDGISSLIVARHGDGDMAVSNTIGSNVFDILLCLGLPWLLKTTAVEHGGVVTVLSGSIIYTSISLFGTVVVTILLVVLNRWRLNRLLGCVFMILYIAFISVATLFELNVIGDFNLPICSV is encoded by the coding sequence ATGAGGCGCAGATCTAGTATTGTATCAAGATTTCTAGCGATTATTATCACGGCTTGCTTCGTTTATCCAGCAGTTTACTTAAAACTTGTCCAACTAAATGTTTCAACAGGAGGACAGGTCGAGCACTTTCGATTTCGCCGCTCAATTCCGCCTTCAAATAATAACAGCATCTTAAATCAGGAAACTGCGGCTAAAAACTGCGTAAACCCGTCCATCTCCGACTTTCCAAGTGACTTCATGACTCAGTACCAACGTCAAAAGCAAGGTGGAATCGTGTTTCATGTATTTGTGGCGATTTACACATTTGCCGCGCTCGCCACAGTATGCGACGAGTATTTTGTATCCTCTTTGGAACGCATTTGCGACGGGTTGAATTTGAAGAGTGACGTGGCAGGAGCAACATTTATGGCGGCTGGGAGCTCAGCCCCTGAATTCTTCACATCAGTTATTGGAGTGTTCATCACCAAAGGGGACATCGGAATAGGAACCATTGTAGGTTCTGCGgtattcaatattttgtttatcgTTGCTATATGTGGTATGTTCGCCGGAAGTGTCCTAACTTTATCGTGGTGGCCTCTTACCCGGGACTCTTTTTGCTATATGCTCAGCGTAGCTGCCTTAGTCATCATCACATACGACAAAGAGGTCCACTGGTACGAAGGAATGGCATTGGTGTTAATGTACCTCTTATATGTTACAATCATGTACTTTAACTCAACCCTAGAGGGATTTTTCCATTGGTGTTTTAACGTTGGAGTGGAAAAATGtgaggaaagaaaaaaagaagaggaGAAATCGCTTATTAAGAACGAACAGCCCTCTGATTCACAAGATGAGGAAGGTGGTCCTTCAGCGACTGAGATTGATGCGATATCATTTGAAGGGATGGAGGTGTCAATATTTGTGATGCCAGAGGGTACTTTAAAGGCCATTATCTGGATTATAATGCTACCTATTTCCTGTCTATTTTTTATCACTATTCCAGACTGCCGTAGACCCAGATGGCGAAAGTGGTATTTCTTGACATTCTTGATTTCCGTTCTTTGGATAGCTGGTCTGTCTTATATACTTGTTTGGATGGTGGAGATAATAGGCTACACCCTAGAAATACCAGATGTCGTTATGGGTCTCACGTTTGTGGCTGCTGGCAGCAGCGTCCCAGATGGTATCTCAAGTCTTATTGTTGCACGACATGGTGATGGCGACATGGCGGTCTCCAACACTATTGGCAGCAATGTCTTTGATATTTTACTTTGCCTTGGGTTGCCATGGTTACTGAAAACAACAGCAGTAGAGCATGGTGGTGTAGTAACTGTTCTCAGTGGAAGCATCATTTATACATCAATATCTCTCTTTGGGACAGTTGTTGTCACCATCTTGTTGGTTGTCTTGAATCGATGGAGGCTAAATAGGTTATTGGGGTGTGTTTTTATGATACTGTATATTGCATTTATATCTGTCGCTACTCTTTTTGAGTTAAATGTCATTGGGGACTTTAACCTGCCTATTTGTTCAGTCTAA
- the LOC5520653 gene encoding histone H1-delta-like yields the protein MSDEAKPAKAKKPAKPAEHPKYSDMVVAAIGALKERNGSSRQAIEKYIKGNYKVGDGVGVHLKLALKRMSDKGKLVHTKGVGASGSFKLNKAAVEKPKKAKKPVAKKPKAAKKPAAKKSPKKAAAKKSPKKAAKKPAAKKPAAKKATKKPTAKKAAAKPAKKLAAKKAAKRPAAKKAVKKPAKK from the coding sequence ATGTCAGACGAAGCAAAACCTGCCAAGGCTAAGAAGCCTGCCAAGCCTGCAGAGCATCCAAAGTACTCTGATATGGTCGTAGCAGCCATCGGCGCCCTAAAGGAACGCAACGGATCGTCCCGCCAGGCCATCGAGAAATACATCAAGGGCAACTACAAGGTCGGAGACGGTGTTGGTGTCCATCTGAAGCTGGCGCTCAAGCGCATGAGCGACAAGGGAAAACTAGTGCACACCAAAGGTGTAGGAGCTTCTGGTTCCTTCAAACTGAACAAGGCTGCTGTTGAAAAACCAAAGAAAGCGAAGAAGCCAGTAGCAAAGAAACCCAAGGCTGCCAAGAAACCCGCCGCCAAGAAGTCCCCGAAGAAAGCTGCAGCAAAGAAGTCCCCCAAGAAGGCAGCGAAAAAACCTGCTGCTAAAAAACCGGCCGCCAAGAAAGCAACGAAGAAACCCACCGCTAAGAAGGCTGCGGCAAAGCCTGCCAAGAAACTGGCCGCCAAGAAAGCAGCGAAGAGACCCGCCGCAAAGAAGGCCGTCAAAAAGCCAGCCAAGAAGTAG
- the LOC5520545 gene encoding histone H4: MSGRGKGGKGLGKGGAKRHRKILRDNIQGITKPAIRRLARRGGVKRISGLIYEETRGVLKVFLENVIRDAVTYTEHAKRKTVTAMDVVYALKRQGRTLYGFGG, encoded by the coding sequence ATGTCTGGTCGCGGCAAAGGAGGAAAAGGTCTAGGGAAGGGAGGCGCGAAGCGTCATCGCAAGATCCTTCGTGATAACATCCAGGGCATCACCAAGCCCGCCATTCGCCGTCTCGCCCGCCGTGGTGGAGTCAAGCGAATTTCTGGCCTCATCTACGAGGAGACCCGTGGCGTTCTCAAAGTCTTCCTTGAGAACGTTATCCGTGACGCGGTCACCTACACCGAGCACGCCAAGCGTAAGACTGTCACAGCCATGGACGTAGTCTACGCTCTGAAGCGACAAGGCCGAACCCTGTACGGATTCGGCGGCTAG
- the LOC5520642 gene encoding histone H2A isoform X1, protein MQAWTLNVGAACTKFVKMVANIQTLTMSGRGKGKAKGTKSKTRSSRAGLQFPVGRIHRHLRKGNYAERVGAGAPVYMAAVLEYLSAEILELAGNAARDNKKTRIIPRHLQLAVRNDEELNRLLHGVTIAQGGVLPNIQAVLLPKKTEKKAKA, encoded by the exons ATGCAGGCCTGGACCCTAAACGTTGGCGCTGCCTGCACAAAGTTTGTCAAAATG GTAGCCAATATACAAACTCTGACAATGTCTGGTCGTGGTAAAGGCAAAGCTAAGGGCACTAAGTCCAAGACCCGCTCATCCCGTGCAGGGCTTCAGTTCCCCGTCGGTCGTATCCACCGTCATCTGCGCAAGGGCAACTACGCCGAGCGTGTTGGTGCTGGCGCTCCGGTTTACATGGCCGCCGTGCTCGAGTACCTGAGCGCTGAGATCCTCGAGTTGGCCGGCAACGCTGCCCGCGACAACAAGAAGACCAGGATCATCCCCCGTCACTTGCAGTTGGCTGTCAGGAACGACGAGGAGTTGAACAGGCTGCTCCACGGTGTCACAATCGCTCAGGGTGGTGTGCTGCCCAACATCCAGGCCGTGCTTCTGCCCAAGAAGACCGAGAAGAAGGCCAAGGCATAA
- the LOC5496697 gene encoding late histone H2B.L4 — protein MPPKAPVGKSAGKKAVKKQVGEGKKKRKGRRKESYAIYIYKVLKQVHPDTGISSKAMGIMNSFVNDIFERIAGEASRLAHYNKKSTITSREIQTAVRLLLPGELAKHAVSEGTKAVTKYTSSK, from the coding sequence ATGCCGCCAAAAGCTCCCGTAGGAAAATCCGCAGGCAAGAAGGCCGTCAAAAAGCAGGTCGGAGAAGgcaagaagaaaagaaagggaAGACGTAAGGAAAGCTATGCTATCTACATCTACAAGGTGCTGAAGCAAGTCCACCCCGACACCGGTATCTCGAGCAAGGCCATGGGCATCATGAACTCGTTCGTGAACGACATCTTCGAGCGCATCGCTGGTGAAGCTTCCCGCCTGGCGCACTACAACAAGAAGTCCACCATCACGAGCAGGGAAATCCAGACGGCCGTTCGTCTGCTCCTTCCCGGTGAGCTGGCCAAGCACGCCGTAAGTGAGGGAACCAAGGCCGTCACCAAGTACACCAGCAGCAAGTAA
- the LOC5520654 gene encoding histone H2A yields MSGRGKGKAKGTKSKTRSSRAGLQFPVGRIHRHLRKGNYAERVGAGAPVYMAAVLEYLSAEILELAGNAARDNKKTRIIPRHLQLAVRNDEELNRLLHGVTIAQGGVLPNIQAVLLPKKTEKKAKA; encoded by the coding sequence ATGTCTGGTCGTGGTAAAGGCAAAGCTAAGGGCACTAAGTCCAAGACCCGCTCATCCCGTGCAGGGCTTCAGTTCCCCGTCGGTCGTATCCACCGTCATCTGCGCAAGGGCAACTACGCCGAGCGTGTTGGTGCTGGCGCTCCGGTTTACATGGCCGCCGTGCTCGAGTACCTGAGCGCTGAGATCCTCGAGTTGGCCGGCAACGCTGCCCGCGACAACAAGAAGACCAGGATCATCCCCCGTCACTTGCAGTTGGCTGTCAGGAACGACGAGGAGTTGAACAGGCTGCTCCACGGTGTCACAATCGCTCAGGGTGGTGTGCTGCCCAACATCCAGGCCGTGCTTCTGCCCAAGAAGACCGAGAAGAAGGCCAAGGCATAA